The Apium graveolens cultivar Ventura chromosome 6, ASM990537v1, whole genome shotgun sequence genome contains a region encoding:
- the LOC141668346 gene encoding glycosyltransferase BC10-like, with protein sequence MKNQNPVSTTKVFSSPAQGFVNILYYILFFAFGLTFGIIITFYSRNFTFNLQLTQFSLSTSSYSLSPPLSSLSSSASVSKTVKSRTGLQEYMKPPKVMHDMNDEELLWRASMVPKRSEFPGVEPAAKVAFMFLIKQTVSFAPLWEKFFKGNEGLYSIYVHSDPSFNQSQTESSMFRDRRIPSKAVEWGNANMIEAERRLLANALLDFSNQRFVLLSESCIPLYNFSTIYSYLMNSSENFVEAYDLQGPVGRGRYSPQMYPTIRLDQWRKGSQWFQIDRELAIEVIADTTYFPVFQKYCKGACYSDEHYLPTMVSINHWERNSNRTLTWVDWSRGGPHPSKYSGSDATKDFLERMRTGKQCKYNGYKTNVCYMFARKFLPGALDSLLRLAPKVMHINS encoded by the exons ATGAAAAACCAAAATCCAGTTTCAACAACAAAGGTGTTTAGTTCTCCAGCACAAGGATTTGTAAATATCCTGTATTACATTCTTTTCTTTGCTTTTGGTTTAACTTTCGGGATCATCATTACTTTTTACTCTAGAAACTTCACATTCAATCTACAATTGACACAATTCTCTCTCTCAACTTCTTCATATTCACTGTCACCACCATTATCATCGTTATCTAGCAGTGCTAGTGTTAGTAAAACTGTGAAGAGTCGTACGGGGTTACAAGAATATATGAAGCCACCTAAAGTCATGCATGATATGAATGATGAAGAATTGTTATGGAGGGCTTCAATGGTTCCGAAAAGAAGTGAGTTTCCAGGTGTTGAGCCTGCGGCTAAGGTTGCTTTTATGTTCTTGATCAAACAGACAGTGTCGTTTGCGCCTTTGTGGGAAAAGTTCTTTAAAGGGAATGAAGGACTTTACTCAATTTATGTGCATTCTGATCCTTCATTCAATCAGTCCCAGACTGAAAGTTCTATGTTTCGTGATCGGAGAATCCCTAGCAAG GCTGTAGAATGGGGTAATGCCAACATGATTGAAGCTGAACGCCGTTTGCTAGCTAATGCACTTCTTGATTTCTCAAACCAGCGTTTTGTTCTGCTCTCCGAATCATGCATTCCTCTATACAATTTCTCCACTATCTATTCTTATCTTATGAACTCCTCCGAAAACTTTGTGGAGGCATATGATTTACAGGGCCCTGTGGGACGTGGTCGCTATAGCCCACAAATGTACCCAACTATAAGACTTGATCAATGGAGGAAAGGTTCTCAGTGGTTCCAGATTGACCGTGAATTAGCCATAGAAGTGATCGCTGACACTACATATTTCCCTGTATTCCAAAAATATTGCAAGGGCGCATGTTATTCTGATGAACATTACCTACCTACAATGGTGAGCATAAATCATTGGGAGAGGAATTCAAACAGAACGTTAACTTGGGTTGATTGGTCGAGAGGTGGACCGCACCCATCGAAGTACTCAGGATCAGATGCTACTAAAGACTTTCTGGAGAGGATGAGAACTGGAAAGCAATGCAAGTACAATGGTTATAAAACCAATGTTTGTTACATGTTTGCAAGGAAGTTTTTGCCAGGTGCTCTGGATAGTTTGCTGAGACTTGCACCTAAGGTTATGCATATTAACTCGTGA
- the LOC141666544 gene encoding cytochrome P450 98A2-like yields the protein MALFLYLIIPCTILLLHQLYHKLRFKLPPGPRPWPIVGNLYDIEPVRFRCFNNWSTTYGPIISVWFGSTLNVIVNNTELAKEVLKDKDQQLADRHRSRSAAKFSRDGKDLIWADYGPHYVKVRKVCTLELFTPKRLEAIRPVREDEVTAMVESIYKDCTNSDTIGKSLLVRQYLGGVAFNNITRLAFGKRFVNSEGVMDEQGKEFKAIIANGLKLGASLATAEHIQWLRWLFPLEEEAFAKHGARRDNLTRAIMEEHTLARQKSGGTKQHFVDALLTLQAKYDLSEDTIIGLLWDMITAGADTTAIVVEWGMAELIKNPRVQEKAQEELDRVIGYERVLTELDFSNLPYLQCVAKEALRLHPPTPLMLPHRANANVKIGGYDIPKGSNVHVNVWAVARDPAVWKNPLEFRPERFLEEDVDMKGHDYRLLPFGAGRRVCPGAQLGINLVTSMLGHLLHHYSWAPPSGLSSDEIDMTESPGMVTYMKTPLQAVPTPRLPSQLYKRLAVEDM from the exons ATGGCTCTCTTTCTATACTTGATCATCCCTTGCACCATACTTCTCCTACACCAGCTCTACCACAAGCTCAGATTCAAGCTCCCACCCGGCCCTCGTCCATGGCCTATAGTAGGCAATCTTTACGACATCGAACCGGTTAGGTTCCGGTGCTTCAACAATTGGTCTACAACTTATGGTCCTATCATATCAGTTTGGTTTGGATCAACTCTGAATGTTATAGTCAATAACACTGAGCTAGCTAAAGAAGTGCTGAAAGACAAGGATCAACAGTTAGCTGATCGGCATCGAAGCCGATCAGCAGCTAAGTTTAGTAGAGATGGCAAGGATTTAATATGGGCTGATTATGGACCTCATTATGTTAAAGTTAGGAAAGTTTGTACACTTGAGCTGTTTACTCCTAAgagacttgaagctataagaccTGTTAGAGAAGATGAAGTTACAGCTATGGTGGAATCCATTTATAAAGATTGTACTAACTCAG ATACCATAGGGAAAAGTTTGCTAGTAAGGCAGTATCTAGGAGGTGTTGCGTTCAACAACATCACCAGGCTTGCTTTTGGAAAACGATTTGTCAACTCGGAGGGGGTGATGGATGAGCAAGGCAAGGAGTTCAAGGCTATTATTGCTAATGGTCTAAAACTTGGTGCCTCTCTTGCAACAGCTGAACACATTCAATGGCTCCGATGGTTGTTTCCACTGGAAGAGGAAGCATTTGCAAAACATGGAGCGCGGAGAGATAATCTCACTCGTGCCATCATGGAAGAGCATACTCTTGCTCGTCAAAAGTCCGGTGGCACCAAACAACATTTTGTTGATGCATTGCTCACCCTTCAAGCAAAATATGACCTTAGTGAGGATACCATTATTGGTCTACTTTGG GATATGATTACGGCAGGAGCAGACACAACTGCAATTGTAGTAGAATGGGGCATGGCAGAACTTATTAAGAACCCAAGGGTGCAAGAAAAAGCCCAAGAGGAGCTTGACCGTGTGATAGGATATGAGCGTGTTTTAACTGAACTGGATTTCTCGAATCTCCCCTACCTTCAATGTGTGGCGAAAGAGGCTCTACGACTACATCCCCCAACTCCCCTCATGCTCCCACACCGTGCCAATGCCAATGTCAAAATAGGTGGCTATGACATTCCTAAGGGTTCAAATGTGCATGTAAATGTATGGGCCGTGGCTCGTGACCCTGCTGTTTGGAAAAACCCATTAGAATTCAGGCCTGAACGGTTCTTAGAAGAGGATGTCGACATGAAAGGGCATGATTATCGTCTACTACCTTTCGGAGCTGGAAGAAGAGTTTGCCCTGGGGCACAATTAGGTATCAACTTGGTGACATCAATGTTGGGTCATCTCTTGCACCACTACTCATGGGCACCACCTAGTGGGTTGAGCTCAGATGAGATTGACATGACAGAGAGCCCTGGAATGGTAACTTACATGAAAACGCCCCTGCAAGCTGTTCCAACACCGAGGTTGCCAAGTCAGTTGTACAAACGTTTGGCAGTGGAGGATATGTAA
- the LOC141666545 gene encoding putative protein phosphatase 2C 15 has product MGSKVERHQHHHDLVPLAALLSREMRNEKMEKPTVRYGYAAQSRKGEDFFLMKTDCQRVSGNPSSVFSVFAIFDGHNGSAAAIYSRDHLLNHVLNAIPRGLGRDEWLQALPRALVAGFVKTDKEFQSRGLTSGTTVTFVIIDRWTVTVASVGDSRCILDTQGGAVSELTVDHRLEDNVDERERVTASGGEVGRLSIFGGAEIGPLRCWPGGLCLSRSIGDMDVGEFIVPIPYVKQVKLSTAGGRLIIASDGIWDALSSDMAAKSCRGLPAELAARQVVKEALRTRGLKDDTTCIVVDVIPPDNSAPPSPPPKKQNRFRALLFRKRSHDSASKLSRKLSAVGIVEELFEEGSAMLAERLGNDDTCNQSTSGLFMCAICQTDLAASEGISVHAGSIFSTSSKPWQGPFLCADCRNKKDAMEGKIPSGVKVV; this is encoded by the exons ATGGGGTCTAAGGTGGAAAGGCATCAGCATCATCATGATCTTGTGCCTTTAGCTGCACTACTGAGTAGAGAGATGAGGAATGAGAAAATGGAGAAGCCTACTGTTAGATATGGATATGCAGCTCAATCTAGAAAAGGGGAGGATTTCTTCCTTATGAAGACTGATTGTCAGCGAGTTTCAGGGAATCCTTCATCCGTTTTCTCAGTTTTCGCG ATATTTGATGGGCACAATGGAAGTGCTGCAGCTATATATTCAAGGGATCACTTATTAAATCATGTATTAAATGCTATTCCTCGTGGACTTGGACGAGATGAGTGGCTTCAAGCTTTACCTAGGGCATTAGTTGCAGGATTTGTAAAAACTGACAAGGAATTCCAGAGTCGAG GATTAACTTCGGGAACCACAGTAACATTTGTTATAATAGATCGATGGACAGTTACTGTTGCATCTGTTGGAGATTCTCGTTGCATCTTAGATACCCAAGGAGGCGCTGTTTCCGAATTGACTGTAGATCATAGACTCGAAGATAATGTTGATGA AAGAGAACGTGTAACAGCAAGTGGAGGTGAAGTTGGAAGGCTTAGTATCTTTGGCGGTGCAGAG ATTGGTCCCCTCCGTTGCTGGCCAGGGGGCTTATGCCTTTCCAGATCAATTGGGGACATGGATGTTGGAGAATTCATTGTGCCAATACCATATGTTAAACAAGTGAAA TTATCAACTGCGGGAGGGCGGCTTATTATAGCATCCGATGGTATCTGGGATGCGTTATCTTCGGATATGGCTGCCAAATCATGTCGTGGATTGCCTGCTGAACTTGCTGCTAGACAAGTAGTTAAG GAAGCACTGAGGACAAGGGGGCTGAAGGATGACACAACTTGTATTGTTGTAGACGTAATTCCTCCTGATAATTCAGCACCACCTTCTCCGCCTCCAAAAAAGCAGAACAGATTTAGAGCTCTATTGTTCAGAAAGAGGTCCCATGATTCTGCCAGCAAACTGTCAAGGAAACTATCAGCTGTTGGTATTGTAGAGGAGCTTTTTGAAGAGGGTTCTGCAATGCTTGCTGAAAG ATTAGGAAACGATGACACCTGCAATCAATCAACATCCGGTCTTTTTATGTGTGCCATTTGTCAAACTGACCTAGCTGCAAGTGAGGGCATATCCGTCCATGCTGGTTCAATATTCTCCACCAGTTCAAAACCATGGCAAGGTCCTTTCTTATGTGCTGATTGTCGTAACAAGAAGGATGCCATGGAAGGAAAGATACCAAGTGGAGTTAAGGTGGTATAA